The DNA sequence GTGCCGCCAGTGCGCTGGGCAGCCCCCGGTCGATCAGGATCGGCGGGGCGATCCCGCGCGAGAGGGCGCGCAGCTCGTGCAGAGTCTCCCGGGTCTGCACCAGGGCCTCGTCCAGGGTCCGGCGGGCGGCCTCCGGATCGCTGCCGAGCTGCTGTTGGGCCCGGCCGAGGTCCATGGCGAGGCGGACGAGCCGCTGCTGCGGGCCGTCGTGGATGTCGCGCTCGAGCCGGCGCAGCGCGGTCGCCTCGGCGGACACCGCGGCCCGCTTCTGTTCCTCCAGCACGGTGATCCGGTTGCGCATCTCGGCCACCCCGGTCAGCAGCGCCCGGCCGAAACTGGCCTGGAGCAGGGCGCAGCCGCGTACCACGATCGGGAGGGTGACCAGGAAGAAGACACCGATCGCGGTGTTGAGGCCGATCCGGGCCAGGCCGGAGCCGCCGAGCCCGAGCAGTTCGTTGAGCGAGCCGTCCGCCGGGGTGCGGGGCAGGAGCCAGTCGTACGCCCAGTAGAGGCTGCCGGCGATGGCCCCGGCCCACCAGACCACGGTGGTGACGAAGGCGATCAGGGAGACCACGACCTTGAGGCAGCCGTGCGCCAGGTCGAGCCAGGACTGGGCGTCGGCGATCGGGACGAAGATCCGCCGCCAGGCGCTCGCGCCCGGATCCGGTGCCCGGTAGTGGGGCCGGATCCGTGGCTGGTGGAGCACGGGCGGCAGGCGCAGCCGTTCGATGTCGGCGAAGCCGCGGGCGGCATAGAGGACGCCGGCGAGGATCGGCAGTCCGATCACGGTGACGGCCAGCGCGGTGCCGACCGCGAGCCCGGCGATCAGCACGATGAAACTGGCCAGGGCGAGCGGGAAACCGAGCAGGACGTATCCCGAGTCGACACCGAGTTGACGCACGATGCTGCGGGGGGCCGCCGGATCGGCGACCGGAACGGTGGACAGGGTGGCGGCGCTCATGTCGTCGACGCTAGGCATCAGGCCGTTTCGCCCCCATCCCGTCGGCCGGCCTCTTCACGGTAGGGCTGCCCCTACCGGAGCGGATCTCCGGGGCCGTCCGTCGATTGGTGTCGCTCCGTGGTTGGTTAGTTCAGAATTGCGCAATAATCGACGGGCGACCCTGATGCCGGTCTGCCAGGTGATCTACAAACGGCGGGCCGGGTGGATCACCACGGTGGTCGATCAAGATCGCGATTTGTGCACGCCTTCACAAGCGCCTACTCTGTAACCCCGACGAGCCCTGCTAGCACAGCCGGTCACGGCGGTCGCCGGAGGGTTGCCGATCCGACCCGCCGGCCCGGTCGCTCCACCCGCCGGCCTGGCTGGTCCATGAGCGCACCGCACGGAGTCCCATGAGTCAGCACCGCGATCCAGGCGCGTCCGGTCACACCGGCGCGGTTCCGGCACTCCCGGACCTGCCTGAAGCGACGGTCGCCAGGCTGCCCGAATACCTCCGTGCCCTGCACAATCTGGCAGAAACGGGTAACGACACCGTCTCCAGCGAGGCGCTCGCCACGGCCGCCGGGGTCAACTCCGCGAAGCTGCGCAAGGACCTGTCCCACCTCGGCTCCTACGGAACCCGCGGGGTCGGTTACGACGTCGCCCTGCTGATCGACCACATCGAGTACGTGCTCGGGCTCACCCAGCGCCGCGCCGTCGCCCTGGTCGGCGTCGGTAACCTCGGTCACGCCCTCGCCGGCTACGCCGGGTTCGCCAGCCGGGGATTCCGGATCGCCGCGCTGTTCGACGCCGACGAGTCGCGGGTCGGCGAGGAGATCAACGGTCTCGTCGTACGGCACATCGACGACCTGGCGACCATCGCCGCCCAGGAGGCCATCGCCATCGGGGTGATCGCCACCCCCGCGCCCGCCGCGCAGAGCGTGGCCGACCGGCTCGTCGCCGTCGGTGTCACCAGCATCCTCAACTTCGCGCCGTGCGTGCTCTCGGTGCCCGTCGGAGTCGACGTACGCAAGGTCGACCTCGCCATCGAGTTGCAGATCCTTTCCTTCCACGAGCACCGCAAGGCCTCACTGACCGGGATACCGGCCAGCGGACCGGCGGCGGGTCTCACGGCCCTGCCCGGTGGGCTCGCGGCAACCGGCACGCAGGAGGCGGTCGGCACGTGAACCTGCTCGTCGTCGGCGCGTCGTACCGCACCACCCCGGTCGCGACCCTGGAGCGGCTCGCGGTGGCACCGGCCGACCTCACCCGAACCCTGGACAAGCTGCTCGCCCAGCCGTACGTCGGCGAAGTCGTCGTCGTCTCGACCTGCAACCGGGTCGAGGTCTACGCCGCCGTCACCGGCTTCCACGGCGGGCTCGGCGACATCTGCGAGGTGCTCGCCGCCCACGCCGGCTGCGCCCAGAACGACCTGGCCAACCGCCTGTACGTGCACTACGACGGCGCCGCCGTCGAGCACGCCTTCCGGGTCGCGAGCGGGCTGGACTCGATGGTCGTCGGCGAGGCGCAGATCCTCGGACAGCTCCGGGACGCCTACCACGCGGCGACCGAGGCCGAGGCCACCGGTCGCCTGCTCCACGAACTCATGCAGCAGGCACTGCGGGTCGGCAAGCGGGCACACTCCGAGACCAGCATCGACCGCGCCGGTCAGAGTGTGGTCACGGCCGCGCTCGACGTCGCCGCCACCCATCTCGACCGCGGGCTCGCCGGCCGGCCGGCGCTGGTCGTCGGGGCCGGCGCCATGGGGGCGCTCTCCGTGGCCACGCTGTCCCGCGCCGGGGTCGGGCCGCTGTCCGTGACGAACCGGGGCAACGACCGCGCCGTCCGGCTCGCCGAGTCGTACGGCGCCACCGCCGTTCCCTACGACGACCTGGCCGCCGCGCTGTCCGGCGTCGACGTCGTCGTCGCGGCCACCGCGTCCACCCAGCCGGTACTGACCCGCGACATGCTCGCGACCGCCACCGCCGGCCGGCGCACCCCGCTGGTCGTGCTCGACCTGGCGGTTCCCCGCGACGTCGAGCCGGCCGCCGCCGAACTGCCCGGTGTGGAGGTCGTCGACATCGACAACCTCGCCACCGTGCTGCGCGACGGCCCGGCCGCCGCCGACCAGCTCGCCGTGAACCGGATCGTCACCACCGAGGTCGAGGGGTTCCTGTCCTGGCTGCGCGGCGCCGACGTCGCCCCGACCGTGGCCGCCCTGCGGGCCCGCGCCGACGACGTCGTCACCGCCGAGCTGCGCCGACTGGCCCAACGCCGCCCCGACCTCAGCGCGGAGCAGCGGGCCGAGGTGGCCCACACCGTCCACCGGGTGGTCCAGCGGCTACTGCACTCGCCGACCGTACGGGCGCGTCAACTGGCCGCCGAGCCCGGTGGTGACCAGTACACTGCCCTGTTGCGCGAACTGTTCGACCTCGAGGTGCCCGGCAGCGCCCAGGCCGACTCCGTGCCCGACATCGGAGAACGGTGATGACCGCACCACTGCGCCTCGGCACCCGGGGCAGCGCGCTGGCGCTCGCCCAGTCCCGGCAGGTCGCCGCCGCCGTGCACGCCGCCACCGGCCGTGAGGTCGAGTTGGTCGAGATCGTCACGGCCGGCGACCGCTCCTCCGCGCCCGTGCTGCGGCTCGGCGTCGGGGTGTTCGTGTCGGCGTTGCGTGACGCGCTCACCGACCACCGGATCGACCTCGCCGTGCACTCCTACAAGGACCTGCCGACCGCCGGCCACCCCGGCCTGCACATCGCGGCCGTGCCGCCCCGCGAGGACCCGCGGGACGCGCTGATCGCCAGGGACGGCCGTACCCTGACCGAACTGCCGGCCGGCGCCGTCGTCGGGACCGGCGCGCTGCGCCGGATGGCCCAGTTGCGGGCGCTCGGCCTGCAACTGGAGGTCGTCCCGATCCGGGGCAACGTCGACACCCGGATGGGGCGGGTGCTCGGTCCCGCCGCCGATCTCGACGCGGTCGTGCTCGCCCGCGCCGGACTGGCCCGGCTGGGCCGCACCGGTGAGATCACCGAAACCCTCGATCCGATGCTGATGCTGCCCGCCCCGGCCCAGGGCGCGCTGGCGGTGGAGTGCCGGATCGAGGACACCGACCTGGTCGAGTCGCTCGCCGCGCTCGACCACGCACCGACCCGGGCCGCGGTCACCGCGGAGCGGGCGTTGCTGGCCACGCTCGAAGCGGGGTGCAGTGCCCCGGTCGCGGCCTACGCCGAGATCGCCGAAGGCGACGACGGCGATGAGATCTACCTGCGCGGGGCGGTGATCAGCCCGGACGGCGTCCGTGACATCCGGCTGTCCCGCACCGGAACGCCCGCCGACGCGGCGGAGATCGGCAAGGCGCTCGCCGCCGACCTCCTCGACGCCGGCGCCGACACCCTATTGGGGAGCACAGAATGACCCGCACCCGTAAGCCCGCAGGCCGCATCGCGTTCGTCGGGGCCGGCCCCGGCGACCCCGGCCTGCTGACCCGCCGGGCGCACGACGCCCTGGTCGACTCCGACCAGGTGATCTACGACCGGGGCGTGCCGGAGTCGCTGCTCGACGCGATCCGCGCCGAAGCCAAGGAAGATGCGCAGTTCACGCCTGCCGAGGGAGCGCCCGGCGACGTCGCCAAGGTGCTGATCTCGGCGGCCCGGTCCGGCCTGTCCGCCGTACACCTCGTCGCCGGTGACCCCTTCGGTCACGACTCCGTGGTCAAGGAGGTGCAGGCGGTCGCCCGTACCGCGGTCCACTTCGAGGTGGTGCCCGGTGTCGGGCAGGCCGAGGGCGTCGCCGCCTACGCCGGGGTGCCGCTGCCCGGCGTACGCACCGCGGCCGACGTCGACGACGTCGGTGCGCTGGACTTCGAGGCGCTCGCGGCGGCGGTCAACCGTGGCTCCCTCGCCCTCGCCGTCGACGCCGGTGACCTCGCCGCCGTCCGCGACGGGCTGCTCGCCGTCGGCGTCGACGGCACCACCCCGGTCGGGGTGACCGGTGACGGCACCGGTGAGACGCAGTACACGACCAGTTCGAGCGTCGACAGCTTCGTCGCCGCCGCGCTCGGCTTCACCGGTCGCGTCGTGCTCACCCTGGGCGCCGGTGTCACCCAGCGCGACAAGCTGAGCTGGTGGGAGAACCGCCCGCTGTACGGTTGGAAGGTGCTCGTCCCGCGCACCAAGGAGCAGGCCGGTGCGATGAGCGCCCGACTGCGGGCGTACGGGGCGATCCCGTGCGAGGTGCCGACGATCGCGGTCGAGCCGCCGCGTACCCCGGCCCAGATGGAGCGCGCCGTCAAGGGCCTGGTCGACGGCCGGTACGCCTGGGTCATCTTCACCTCGGTCAACGCGGTCCGCGCGGTCTGGGAGAAGTTCGCCGAGCACGGGCTCGACGCCCGGCACTTCGGCGGTGTCAAGATCGCGTGCATCGGTGAGGCGACCGCCGACGCCGTCCGCGCCTTCGGCATCCAGCCCGAGCTGGTCCCCTCCGGTGAGCAGTCCTCGGAGGGCCTGCTCGCCGAGTTCTCGCCGCACGACGAGATCCTCGACCCGGTCGGCCGGGTGCTGCTGCCGCGTGCCGACATCGCCACCGAGACGCTGGCCGCCGGCCTCACCGAACGCGGCTGGGAGGTCGACGACGTCACCGCCTACCGCACCGTCCGGGCCGCGCCGCCGCCGGCCGAGATCCGCGACGCGATCAAGTCCGGCGGCTTCGACGCGGTGCTCTTCACGTCGTCGTCGACCGTACGCAACCTGGTCGGCATCGCCGGCAAGCCGCACGCCCGCACCGTCGTGGCCGTGATCGGCCCGAAGACCGCGGAGACCGCGACCGAGTTCGGACTTCGGGTCGACGTGCAGCCCGCACACGCCTCCGTGCCGGACCTGGTCGAGGCGCTCGCGGCGTACGCTGTGGAGTTGCGCGAGAAGCTGGCCGCCATGCCGGCCAAGCAGCGTCGCGGCTCGAAGGTGCAGGGGCCGACGGCGCTGCGGTTCCGCTGACCCCGAGGAGTTCCGATGTCGTACCCGGACATGCGTCCGCGCCGCCTGCGGCGCAACGCGGCCATGCGCCGGCTGGTCGAGGAGACCCGGGTCGCGCCGGCCGAGCTGGTGCTGCCGATGTTCGTCAAGGAGGGGCTCACCGAGCCCCGCCCGGTCGCCTCACTGCCCGGCGTCGTCCAGCACTCCCGTGACTCGCTGCGCAAGGCGGCGGTCGAGGCGGTGCAGGCCGGGGTCGGCGGCATCATGCTCTTCGGCGTACCCGCGGCCCGCGACGAGACCGGCTCGGGCGGCCTCGACCCGAACGGCATCCTCAACGTGGCGATCCGCGACGTGGTGGCGGAGATCGGTGACTCCACTGTCGTGATGAGCGACCTCTGCCTCGACGAGTTCACCTCGCACGGGCACTGCGGGCTGCTCACCCCGGGCGGCGAGGTCGACAACGACAGAACCCTGGCCGCGTACGCGGAGATGGCGGTGGCCCAGGCCGCCGCCGGGGTCGGCGTCGTCGGGCCGTCCGGCATGATGGACGGCCAGGTCGGCGTCGTACGCCGCGCTCTCGACGCCGCCGGTCATCACGACGTCGCGATCCTGGCGTACGCCGCCAAGTACGCGTCGGCGTTCTACGGCCCGTTCCGCGACGCGGTCGAGTCGACGCTGGAGGGCGACCGGCGCAGCTACCAGCAGTCGCCGGCCAATCTGCGCGAGTCGCTGCGCGAGGTCGAACTCGACGTGGCCGAGGGCGCCGACATGGTGATGGTCAAGCCGGCCCTGCCCTACCTCGACGTGGTGGCCGCGGTCCGGGACCGGGTCGAGGTGCCGGTCGCCGCCTACCAGGTCTCCGGCGAGTACGCGATGGTCGAGGCGGCCGCCGCCAACGGCTGGCTGGATCGCGACCGGGTCATGCTGGAGACGCTGACGTCGATCCGTCGCGCCGGGGCGCAGATCATCCTCACCTACTGGGCGGTGGAAGCCGCCCGGCTGCTCCGCGCCGGATACTGACCCGCTGTCGCGACTGTCATTTCTGCCACCGCAGGTGTCGCAAAATGTCGTAACCCTGTGGAGCCCAGGTTCAAAGCCCCTGGTCCGGCCGTCTGGCGTGCCACGATGAGCGCGTGAAGATTCCACTTCAGCGAATCGACAGCCTGGAATCCGAGGCTGCCCGGTTCCACCAGCGGTTCGAGTTGGTCGACGCACGTCTGTCGCATCTCACCAACGCTGTCGGGGACCTGTCGCAGGGGCAGCGCGAGCTGCGCCTGGACATCCGGGAACTGCGCCAGGGCATGGGGCAACTGCGTGACCAGGTCGCCGTACTGGACGGCCGAGTGACGGCACTGGATGGCAAGGTGACGGCGCTGGACGGCCGAGTGACGGCGCTGGACGGCAAGGTCACCGTGCTGGATGGCAAGGTGACAGCGTTGGACAACAAGGTGACCGTGCTGGACGGCAAGGTGACGGCGTTGGACGGCAAGGTCGATGCGGTGGCCGTGCAGGTGTTGGCGATCGCGCGGCATCTCGGCATCGCGGACGGTGCGCGCCCAGGCGGCTGAGGGCGTACCCCCCGAACGCCGAAACACGACGCGGCCCCCGTCGCCCTGCGAGGCGACGGGGGCCGCGGTGTTGGTGCAGATCAGTCGTCGTTGACGATGGTGCCGGTGGCGGTCGCCGTCAGCGTCCGCAGCCCGGGCACGCCCGCGACCACGAAGTTCAACGTCTCGTTCCGCTCCTTGATCCGCTCACCGCGTACCTGCACGGTGAACGTCACCGACGTCTGCCCCGCCGCCAGCGTCTTGCAGCTGGCGAAGAGGTTGAAGTCGAACAGCGGCAGCGCGGTGCCGGGCAGCGCGGTGGCGCAGAGCAGCACCGGCTGGCTCAGCGGCCGCGACACCTCGACGGTGAAGACCATCGGGGTGGTGCCGGAGTTGCCCTCGACGACCGACACGTCCGCCACGGTCAGCGCCGCCCGCGAGTGGAACCGGGCCACCTGCGGGTCGTGGTCGCTGGCACCACGCGAGCCGTCGCCCTCGTAGTCGGCCGGGAAGTCGGCGTTGACGTGCGCGGCCCGCATCTCGATCAGGTCGCCGTAGAGGGCGCCGTTGACGAAGATGTGGTCGAGCGTCTGCACCTGGCCCTCGAAGACGTACGAGTACGCCGCCGACGGGTTGTCCTCGTTCAGGTCGTCCCACAGGTTACGCAGGCCGCCGTCGTACAGCGGGCCCAGCTGGTCCGACGGCGTCGGGTTCTGCGCCGTCGCGATCGGGTCGTCCGGCCGCGGGAACACGTTCAGGTCACCGCCGAACGTGACCCGGGCGTGCGGGTCGGCGGCCTCGATCGCGGCGACGATCGCCGCCCCGTACGCGGCCTGCTCGGTCCGCTGCCCGACCCGCGCGTCCGGGGTCGACGAGAAGTGGTTGCTGACCGCCCAGAGCGCGAACCTGTCGTTCGATCCCGGCGCGGCGGCGACCAGGAACTTCGCCACCTGGGGGGCCCGGGTGTAGACGTTGGACCCGTCGACGCCGGTGGAGCGGTCGATGTCGGCCGGCAGCACCGCGTTGAGCGTCTTCGGGTTCTGCACGTCGGCGTTGCTCGGCAGCCCGGCGGACCGGTACTGCACGGTCGGCGCGGAGCCGAGCACCGCGTCGCCGTCGGTGGCCTCGGCCAGGGTCAGCCGATCGGTCCGGTACATGAACGCCGAGACGATGCCCCGGGCGTCGGCGCCGTTCCGGTCGTACGCCGCGGCGTACGCCGGGCCACCGGCGGCCTTGATCCGCAGAGCCAGTTCCTGCAGCGTGTCGGGGGCGCCGTCGGCGTTGTTGGTGTCGCCGCAGACCAGCTGGTCACCAGAGACGGTGCAGATGTCCTGGTCCTCGGCCTCCTGGATGAGCAGGAGGTCGGGGGAGTGCAGGTCCTTGATGATCTGGTCGGCCAGGTCGCCGAGCTGCGCCTGGTAGTCCGCCTCGCTGGCCGGCACGTAGTCGAACGGCGGGCTGACCCCGGTGCAGCCGGAGTTGCCGGCGAAGTCGCAGCCGTCGAACGGGTCGTCGCGGAAGTCGTACAGGTTCTCGACGTTGTAGACCGCGACCGAGAACTCGTCGGACCGCTTCGCCGGCCGCGGCGCGTGATTCTTCGCCGGGTCGGTGCCGGTGCCGAACGCCGCCTGCTCCACCTGGACGCCGTACTTCTCGAACGAGTAGTAGAGCGCGCCGACGGCGTCGCCGGTCAGCTTGTCGAAGGCCCGGGCCGGCGGGAGCAGCGCGGTGTTGTCCTGCGCGGTCCACTTGACGCCCATCGTGCCGAGCATGATCCGCTGGCCGTTGCCGTCGTTGAAGCCCTGACCGGGCTGGTTGTCCAGCTCGTGGGTGTCCCGGAAGACCCGACGGTGGTAGGGGTCGGCCCGGTCGAGCAGCGGGTCGTCCCGGTCGACGAGCCAGATCTCCGAGTCGGCGGTCGACGCGAAGACGTTGCGGCCGCTGATCGTGCCGCTGCCGGAGCGGACCCGGATCCGCTCACCCTCGTGCCGCTCCCAGAAGCGGTCGGCCTGCGCCAGGTCGGCCGGCGGGACCGCGTCGGTCACCGTGACCACGCTGTCGACGTCGAGCCCGGAGGCGAGCTTCTCGACCAGCGAGGCGCTGGAGAGCTGGGTGAGGTTGAAGTACTCCGACACCCGGGCCCGGACGACGACCTCGTCACCGACGGTCGGCGCGTAGCCGCCGATCAGGGTGTCGAAGCCGCCCATGAAGACGAAGATGCCGTCGGAGCTGTTCGGGTCGCCGTCCTCGGTGCCGAGCCGGCTCTGCATGAAGAAGCCGTACTGGTTGGCGCCGGAGCTGTTGCGGGCCAGGGTCCGCTGGGTGACGACACCGCGTACGTCGTGCAGCGTGCTGCTGGTGCCGTTGCCCGACGCGGGGGCGAGCGGCGACCGGTGCAGCCGGGCGTTGGTGGTGTCCGAGACCGTGCCCTGCACCTCGCCGATCGACAGGACCGTGGTCACCTGCACGTTGAGGGTGCAGGTGGCGGTGGTGCCGTCGGCGTCGGTCGAGGTCAGCGTCACCGCGTAGGTGCCACCGGGCAGGTCGGCGCTGGCGGTGACGGTCGCGGTCGCGGTGCCGCCGACACCGGACGCGGCGGTGAACGCCGTACGCGAGATCGAGCCGGCCGACGGGGCCGGGCTGACCGCGGTGACGGCCAGGTCCACGATGGTGTCGTCGACGTCGGTGGCGGTCACCTCGCGGCTTGCGGCGGTGCCGGCCTGCGTGACGAGGGCGCCGCCGCAGTTGAGCGTCGCCGGCTGGTCGACCGGGCCGCCGCCGTCGAGCGTGTGCGAGCCGAGGCCGTCGAACGTGTCGACCGGGTAGCCGATCCACTCGGCCGCCGGGTCGAACGCGTCGTCGGGGTTGGTGTCACCCGTGGTGATCGACGGCTTGCGACGCAGCGTGTTGTCGGCGGTGCTGGTCAGCCCGCTGCCCCACTCGGTGCCCGGATCGTTGCCGACCTGGCCGATCGAGTCGACGACGGTCGTCCCCTTGCGGAGCACGATCGCGTCGTCGCCGTTGAACAGCCCGGCGGTCGTGGTCTGGTCGGCCTGGGCGAGGATCGCGGCGCCGGCCGAGGCGTGGGCGAAGACGAAGACGTCGCCGGCCGCCACCGAACCGGTCAGCGGGAAGCTCGTTCCGGTGGTGCTTCCGTTGAAGTAGACCTGGAGCGCATAGCCGGCCGCGGCGAGGTCGACCGCCGCGCCGGTGCCGTTGTAGATCTCGATTGCCTTGTTGTTGGACGAGCCCTCGATGTATTCCGAGATGAGCAGCTC is a window from the Polymorphospora rubra genome containing:
- a CDS encoding sensor histidine kinase, whose amino-acid sequence is MSAATLSTVPVADPAAPRSIVRQLGVDSGYVLLGFPLALASFIVLIAGLAVGTALAVTVIGLPILAGVLYAARGFADIERLRLPPVLHQPRIRPHYRAPDPGASAWRRIFVPIADAQSWLDLAHGCLKVVVSLIAFVTTVVWWAGAIAGSLYWAYDWLLPRTPADGSLNELLGLGGSGLARIGLNTAIGVFFLVTLPIVVRGCALLQASFGRALLTGVAEMRNRITVLEEQKRAAVSAEATALRRLERDIHDGPQQRLVRLAMDLGRAQQQLGSDPEAARRTLDEALVQTRETLHELRALSRGIAPPILIDRGLPSALAALASRGVIPIELTVDSELGTPAGRLDPAVESTAYFVVAEALANVAKHSGASDCWLTVSRVDHNLRIEVLDDGVGGAHVSKGHGLAGIADRLRANGGMLSVLSPPGGPTEIRAELPC
- a CDS encoding redox-sensing transcriptional repressor Rex; this translates as MSQHRDPGASGHTGAVPALPDLPEATVARLPEYLRALHNLAETGNDTVSSEALATAAGVNSAKLRKDLSHLGSYGTRGVGYDVALLIDHIEYVLGLTQRRAVALVGVGNLGHALAGYAGFASRGFRIAALFDADESRVGEEINGLVVRHIDDLATIAAQEAIAIGVIATPAPAAQSVADRLVAVGVTSILNFAPCVLSVPVGVDVRKVDLAIELQILSFHEHRKASLTGIPASGPAAGLTALPGGLAATGTQEAVGT
- a CDS encoding glutamyl-tRNA reductase, whose protein sequence is MNLLVVGASYRTTPVATLERLAVAPADLTRTLDKLLAQPYVGEVVVVSTCNRVEVYAAVTGFHGGLGDICEVLAAHAGCAQNDLANRLYVHYDGAAVEHAFRVASGLDSMVVGEAQILGQLRDAYHAATEAEATGRLLHELMQQALRVGKRAHSETSIDRAGQSVVTAALDVAATHLDRGLAGRPALVVGAGAMGALSVATLSRAGVGPLSVTNRGNDRAVRLAESYGATAVPYDDLAAALSGVDVVVAATASTQPVLTRDMLATATAGRRTPLVVLDLAVPRDVEPAAAELPGVEVVDIDNLATVLRDGPAAADQLAVNRIVTTEVEGFLSWLRGADVAPTVAALRARADDVVTAELRRLAQRRPDLSAEQRAEVAHTVHRVVQRLLHSPTVRARQLAAEPGGDQYTALLRELFDLEVPGSAQADSVPDIGER
- the hemC gene encoding hydroxymethylbilane synthase, encoding MTAPLRLGTRGSALALAQSRQVAAAVHAATGREVELVEIVTAGDRSSAPVLRLGVGVFVSALRDALTDHRIDLAVHSYKDLPTAGHPGLHIAAVPPREDPRDALIARDGRTLTELPAGAVVGTGALRRMAQLRALGLQLEVVPIRGNVDTRMGRVLGPAADLDAVVLARAGLARLGRTGEITETLDPMLMLPAPAQGALAVECRIEDTDLVESLAALDHAPTRAAVTAERALLATLEAGCSAPVAAYAEIAEGDDGDEIYLRGAVISPDGVRDIRLSRTGTPADAAEIGKALAADLLDAGADTLLGSTE
- a CDS encoding uroporphyrinogen-III synthase, which translates into the protein MTRTRKPAGRIAFVGAGPGDPGLLTRRAHDALVDSDQVIYDRGVPESLLDAIRAEAKEDAQFTPAEGAPGDVAKVLISAARSGLSAVHLVAGDPFGHDSVVKEVQAVARTAVHFEVVPGVGQAEGVAAYAGVPLPGVRTAADVDDVGALDFEALAAAVNRGSLALAVDAGDLAAVRDGLLAVGVDGTTPVGVTGDGTGETQYTTSSSVDSFVAAALGFTGRVVLTLGAGVTQRDKLSWWENRPLYGWKVLVPRTKEQAGAMSARLRAYGAIPCEVPTIAVEPPRTPAQMERAVKGLVDGRYAWVIFTSVNAVRAVWEKFAEHGLDARHFGGVKIACIGEATADAVRAFGIQPELVPSGEQSSEGLLAEFSPHDEILDPVGRVLLPRADIATETLAAGLTERGWEVDDVTAYRTVRAAPPPAEIRDAIKSGGFDAVLFTSSSTVRNLVGIAGKPHARTVVAVIGPKTAETATEFGLRVDVQPAHASVPDLVEALAAYAVELREKLAAMPAKQRRGSKVQGPTALRFR
- the hemB gene encoding porphobilinogen synthase translates to MSYPDMRPRRLRRNAAMRRLVEETRVAPAELVLPMFVKEGLTEPRPVASLPGVVQHSRDSLRKAAVEAVQAGVGGIMLFGVPAARDETGSGGLDPNGILNVAIRDVVAEIGDSTVVMSDLCLDEFTSHGHCGLLTPGGEVDNDRTLAAYAEMAVAQAAAGVGVVGPSGMMDGQVGVVRRALDAAGHHDVAILAYAAKYASAFYGPFRDAVESTLEGDRRSYQQSPANLRESLREVELDVAEGADMVMVKPALPYLDVVAAVRDRVEVPVAAYQVSGEYAMVEAAAANGWLDRDRVMLETLTSIRRAGAQIILTYWAVEAARLLRAGY
- a CDS encoding lamin tail domain-containing protein gives rise to the protein MRPRRLCAVLTATAALTAAAGLAPTAALAAPTELLISEYIEGSSNNKAIEIYNGTGAAVDLAAAGYALQVYFNGSTTGTSFPLTGSVAAGDVFVFAHASAGAAILAQADQTTTAGLFNGDDAIVLRKGTTVVDSIGQVGNDPGTEWGSGLTSTADNTLRRKPSITTGDTNPDDAFDPAAEWIGYPVDTFDGLGSHTLDGGGPVDQPATLNCGGALVTQAGTAASREVTATDVDDTIVDLAVTAVSPAPSAGSISRTAFTAASGVGGTATATVTASADLPGGTYAVTLTSTDADGTTATCTLNVQVTTVLSIGEVQGTVSDTTNARLHRSPLAPASGNGTSSTLHDVRGVVTQRTLARNSSGANQYGFFMQSRLGTEDGDPNSSDGIFVFMGGFDTLIGGYAPTVGDEVVVRARVSEYFNLTQLSSASLVEKLASGLDVDSVVTVTDAVPPADLAQADRFWERHEGERIRVRSGSGTISGRNVFASTADSEIWLVDRDDPLLDRADPYHRRVFRDTHELDNQPGQGFNDGNGQRIMLGTMGVKWTAQDNTALLPPARAFDKLTGDAVGALYYSFEKYGVQVEQAAFGTGTDPAKNHAPRPAKRSDEFSVAVYNVENLYDFRDDPFDGCDFAGNSGCTGVSPPFDYVPASEADYQAQLGDLADQIIKDLHSPDLLLIQEAEDQDICTVSGDQLVCGDTNNADGAPDTLQELALRIKAAGGPAYAAAYDRNGADARGIVSAFMYRTDRLTLAEATDGDAVLGSAPTVQYRSAGLPSNADVQNPKTLNAVLPADIDRSTGVDGSNVYTRAPQVAKFLVAAAPGSNDRFALWAVSNHFSSTPDARVGQRTEQAAYGAAIVAAIEAADPHARVTFGGDLNVFPRPDDPIATAQNPTPSDQLGPLYDGGLRNLWDDLNEDNPSAAYSYVFEGQVQTLDHIFVNGALYGDLIEMRAAHVNADFPADYEGDGSRGASDHDPQVARFHSRAALTVADVSVVEGNSGTTPMVFTVEVSRPLSQPVLLCATALPGTALPLFDFNLFASCKTLAAGQTSVTFTVQVRGERIKERNETLNFVVAGVPGLRTLTATATGTIVNDD